A stretch of the Salvelinus fontinalis isolate EN_2023a chromosome 22, ASM2944872v1, whole genome shotgun sequence genome encodes the following:
- the LOC129819711 gene encoding glutamate receptor ionotropic, kainate 5-like isoform X3: MPALPALLLSIYFLLLLLTMAPLSFTQAPALSSVRMAAILDDQSVCGRGERLALALARENINSFFEGQSRARVEVDIFELQKDSQYDTTDTMCQILPKGVVSVIGPASSPASGSTVSHICGEKEIPHVKVGPEETPKLPYLRFASVSLYPSNEDLSLAIGAILRSFSYPTASLICAKAECLLRLEELVRRFLISRETLSVRMLDESLDPTPLLKEIRDDKVATIIIDANASISYLILRKASELGMTSAFYKYILTTMDFPLLRLDDVVDDQSNIVGFSMLNSSHPFYLEFIRSLNLSWREGCDLSPYPGPSVRTGILLSSALMFDAVHVVVGAVRELNRSQEIGVKPLSCTTPQIWQHGTSLMNYLRMVEYDGLTGRVEFNSKGQRTNYTLRILEKHRGGHKEIGIWYSNNTLAMNSTSLDINMSETLANKTLIVTTILENPYVMHKSNYQELQGNDRYQGFCVDMLREMSDLLKFSFRIKLVEDGLYGAPEPNGSWTGMVGELINRKADLAVAGFTITSEREKVIDFSKPFMSLGISILYRVHLGRKPGYFSFLDPFSPAVWLFMLLAYLAVSCVLFLAARLSPYEWYNSHPCPMGRKDVLENQYTLGNSLWFPVGGFMQQGSEIMPRALSTRCVSGVWWAFTLIIISSYTANLAAFLTVQRMEVPIESPDDLADQTNIQYGTIQGGSTMTFFMNSRYQTYQRMWNYMHSKQPSVFVKSTEEGIARVVNSKYAFLLESTMNKYHRRLNCNLTQIGGLLDTKGYGIGMPLGSPFKEEITLGVLQLAENNRLEILKRRWWEGGQCPKEEDHRAKGLGMENIGGIFVVLICGLIIAVFVAVMEFVWSTRRSAETDEVSVCQEMLTEFRNAISCKKSSRSRRRRPLASTGGVLRHPTRLQLGVPRPIRLVREMRLSNGKLYSSSGHLTGGGGAAGGGCGAVGGGPSDMGPGPQRLLEDPLGANTTTPPPPPEAATAPPSRSCAHVRICQECRRIQSLRSASSCSRIPPHLGPHSSMSLPRLTPPPPPSSTNTDSEGGGCGTASPNRPKPKPTPPPRPLPPAKAPTTDLLLGKQD; this comes from the exons CGGCCATTTTGGACGACCAGTCGGTGTGTGGGCGAGGGGAGCGGCTAGCGCTGGCCCTGGCCAGGGAGAACATTAACAGTTTTTTTGAGGGCCAGTCCAGAGCCCGGGTGGAGGTGGACATCTTCGAGCTGCAGAAGGACTCACAGTACGACACCACCGATACCA tgtgtcagATATTGCCGAAGGGGGTGGTCTCTGTGATTGGCCCCGCCTCCAGTCCTGCCTCAGGGTCAACTGTCAGTCACATCTGTGGGGAGAAGGAG ATCCCTCATGTGAAGGTGGGCCCGGAGGAGACGCCCAAACTCCCATACCTCCGCTTCGCCTCGGTCAGCCTCTACCCCAGCAACGAGGACCTGAGCCTGGCTATAGGTGCCATCCTCCGCTCTTTCAGCTACCCCACCGCCAGCCTCATCTGCGCCAAGGCAGAGT GCCTGCTGCGATTGGAGGAGCTGGTGCGGCGCTTCCTGATCTCCCGGGAAACACTGTCCGTTAGGATGCTGGACGAAAGCCTGGACCCCACCCCCCTGCTAAAGGAGATCAGAGACGATAAAGTGGCTACTATCATCATCGACGCCAATGCTTCCATCTCCTACCTCATCCTCAGAAAG GCATCAGAACTGGGGATGACATCAGCGTTTTACAAGTACATACTCACCACAATG GACTTTCCCCTGCTGCGATTGGACGACGTGGTGGATGACCAATCCAACATCGTAGGTTTCTCCATGCTCAACAGCAGCCATCCCTTCTACCTGGAGTTCATCAGGAGTCTCAACCTGTCCTGGAGGGAGGGCTGTGACCTCAGCCCCTACCCCGGCCCGTCGGTGAGAACCGGAATCCTT cTGTCGTCGGCTCTCATGTTTGATGCGGTGCATGTGGTGGTGGGGGCGGTGCGTGAGCTCAACCGGAGTCAGGAGATTGGAGTGAAGCCGCTCAGCTGTACCACTCCTCAGATCTGGCAGCATGGCACCAGCCTGATGAACTACCTGCGCATG gtggAGTATGATGGGTTGACCGGCAGGGTTGAGTTCAACAGCAAAGGCCAGAGGACAAACTACACCCTGAGAATCCTGGAGAAGCACCGTGGAGGTCATAAAGAG ATCGGAATCTGGTACTCTAACAACACGTTGGCGATGAACTCGACCTCTCTGGACATCAACATGTCGGAGACGTTGGCTAACAAGACGCTCATCGTCACCACCATATTG GAGAACCCGTATGTGATGCATAAGTCCAACTACCAGGAGCTGCAGGGAAACGACCGGTACCAGGGCTTCTGTGTGGACATGCTAAGAGAGATGTCGGACTTGTTGAAGTTCTCCTTCAGGATCAAGTTGGTGGAGGACGGGCTGTACGGAGCGCCTGAACCAAATGGATCCTGGACAGGCATGGTGGGAGAGCTCATCAATAGG AAAGCAGACTTGGCGGTAGCTGGGTTCACCATCAcctcagagagggagaaggtcatAGATTTCTCCAAACCCTTCATGTCTCTGGGCATCAGCATCCTGTACAGAGTCCATCTG GGACGGAAGCCAGGTTATTTCTCCTTCCTGGACCCGTTCTCTCCGGCCGTGTGGCTCTTCATGCTGCTGGCCTACCTGGCTGTCAGCTGTGTGCTCTTCCTAGCCGCCAG GTTGAGTCCGTATGAGTGGTACAATTCCCACCCGTGTCCTATGGGGCGAAAGGACGTGCTGGAGAACCAGTACACCCTGGGCAACAGCCTGTGGTTCCCCGTGGGAGGCTTCATGCAGCAGGGCTCTGAGATCATGCCCCGCGCCCTGTCCACGCGCTGCGTCTCCGGGGTCTG gTGGGCGTTCACTCTAATCATCATCTCCTCCTACACGGCCAACCTGGCAGCCTTCCTTACTGTTCAGAGGATGGAGGTGCCCATCGAGTCTCCTGACGACCTGGCAGACCAGACAAACATCCAGTATGGCACCATACAAGGAGGCTCCACCATGACCTTCTTCATG AACTCGCGCTACCAGACGTACCAGCGCATGTGGAACTACATGCACTCCAAGCAGCCCAGTGTGTTTGTGAAGAGCACGGAGGAGGGCATCGCCCGCGTGGTCAACTCTAAATACGCCTTCCTGCTGGAGAGCACCATGAACAAGTACCACCGCCGCCTCAACTGTAACCTCACCCAAATAGGTGGTCTTCTCGACACCAAGGGCTATGGCATCGGCATGCCCCTGG gCTCGCCGTTTAAAGAGGAGATCACTCTGGGGGTGTTACAGCTGGCAGAAAACAACAGGCTGGAGATCCTGAAGAGGAGGTGGTGGGAAGGGGGGCAGTGCCCCAAGGAGGAGGACCATCGAGCCAAGG GTCTGGGCATGGAGAACATCGGTGGCATCTTCGTGGTGTTGATCTGTGGTCTCATCATCGCCGTGTTCGTGGCCGTCATGGAGTTTGTGTGGTCCACCCGCCGCTCGGCAGAGACAGACGAG GTGTCAGTGTGTCAGGAGATGCTGACTGAGTTCCGCAACGCCATCTCCTGTAAGAAGAGCTCACGCTCTCGGCGGCGGCGTCCCTTGGCCAGCACTGGCGGTGTCTTGCGCCACCCCACTCGCCTCCAGCTGGGTGTCCCGAGACCCATCCGCCTAGTCCGCGAGATGCGCCTCAGCAACGGCAAGCTGTACAGCAGTTCGGGCCACCTGACTGGCGGAGGGGGAGCAGCAGGGGGGGGTTGCGGGGCCGTAGGGGGGGGGCCCTCAGACATGGGCCCGGGGCCACAGCGCCTCCTGGAGGACCCGCTGGGTGCCAACACCACAACACCCCCTCCCCCGCCCGAGGCTGCCACGGCGCCACCCTCCCGGAGCTGTGCCCACGTGCGGATCTGCCAGGAGTGTCGGCGCATCCAGAGCCTGAGGTCAGCATCGTCTTGCTCACGCATCCCGCCCCACCTCGGCCCACACTCTTCCATGTCCCTGCCCCGCCTCACTCCACCCCCGCCACCCTCCTCCACCAACACCGACAGCGAGGGGGGTGGCTGCGGCACAGCGAGCCCCAATCGCCCCAAACCTAAGCCCACGCCTCCTCCGCGGCCCTTACCCCCGGCGAAAGCGCCCACCACAGACCTGCTGCTGGGGAAACAAGACTGA